In the genome of Chryseobacterium oryzae, one region contains:
- a CDS encoding MlaD family protein, translated as MKFSKELKAGLIALLAIVGFVILFQFMKGRSLFTTDNIFYAKYDNVEGLAQSSPVSINGLKVGQVDKIIPQTGKDGKLYFIVKITVDDNFEFSKNSSLEIFEPGLMSGKEVRVNLVYGGPTAKDGDTLKGAFKLGMMNSLSSQVGPVKDQLQTVLYRVDSLMANANLVMNAQNREEIKVLLHNLNKTVGALENTAGSVNKLVGNNDPKLQKVLDEASVTMKSGKVTLDKYGNLAESIDTKQLNQTIANLDQTVGELNKVVAGIDRGEGSLGKIMKDDQLYNNLNSASTNLNSLIEDLKANPKRYLNFSVFGKNNKD; from the coding sequence GTGAAATTCAGCAAAGAATTAAAAGCAGGTTTAATAGCACTTTTAGCCATTGTCGGCTTTGTTATTTTGTTCCAGTTTATGAAGGGCAGAAGCCTTTTTACAACAGATAATATCTTTTACGCAAAATATGATAATGTTGAAGGTTTAGCACAATCTTCACCAGTTTCCATTAATGGTTTAAAAGTTGGGCAGGTAGATAAAATCATCCCGCAGACAGGTAAAGACGGGAAGCTGTATTTTATCGTTAAAATTACCGTAGATGATAATTTTGAGTTTTCTAAAAATTCAAGCTTAGAAATTTTTGAGCCGGGTTTAATGTCCGGTAAGGAAGTTAGAGTAAATCTTGTTTACGGAGGTCCCACTGCAAAAGATGGAGATACTTTGAAGGGAGCATTTAAACTTGGGATGATGAACAGTCTTTCTTCACAAGTTGGTCCGGTTAAAGATCAGCTGCAAACGGTTTTGTACAGAGTAGACTCGCTAATGGCAAATGCCAATTTGGTGATGAATGCACAGAACAGAGAAGAAATCAAAGTTTTACTTCATAATCTAAACAAAACAGTAGGTGCTTTAGAAAATACTGCCGGAAGCGTAAATAAACTGGTAGGAAATAATGATCCTAAATTACAGAAAGTTCTGGATGAAGCAAGTGTAACCATGAAAAGTGGTAAAGTAACATTAGATAAATATGGAAATCTTGCTGAAAGTATCGATACCAAACAATTGAATCAAACAATTGCCAATTTAGATCAAACTGTAGGAGAACTTAATAAAGTGGTTGCAGGAATCGACAGAGGTGAAGGTAGTTTAGGTAAAATAATGAAAGACGATCAGTTATACAATAACCTGAATTCGGCTTCAACCAATCTAAATTCTTTAATTGAAGATTTAAAAGCTAATCCTAAGAGATATCTAAACTTCTCTGTTTTTGGAAAAAACAATAAAGACTAA
- a CDS encoding (Fe-S)-binding protein has protein sequence MDFNIKTMADYAAEGKSPEVLFWVGCAGSFDDRAKKITKAFCKILNKIGVEFAVLGQEESCTGDPAKRAGNEFIFQMMAMTNIEILNAYEVKKIVTACPHCFNTLKNEYPGLGGKYEVIHHTQFLRQLMEEGRLKIEGGSFKGKKITFHDPCYLGRANNEYEAPRVLLEKLDAELVEMKRCKTNGLCCGAGGAQMFKEPEKGNKDINIERTEEALSFEPKVIATGCPFCNTMLTDGVKHFNKNTEVEVKDIVELLAEAEDL, from the coding sequence ATGGATTTCAATATAAAAACAATGGCAGACTATGCTGCCGAAGGTAAGTCTCCTGAAGTTTTATTTTGGGTAGGATGTGCGGGAAGTTTCGATGACCGTGCTAAAAAAATTACTAAAGCTTTTTGTAAAATTTTAAATAAAATTGGGGTAGAATTTGCTGTTCTGGGTCAGGAAGAAAGTTGTACCGGAGATCCTGCAAAACGTGCAGGTAATGAATTTATTTTCCAAATGATGGCAATGACGAATATTGAAATTCTGAATGCCTACGAAGTGAAAAAAATCGTTACCGCTTGTCCGCATTGCTTCAATACACTCAAAAATGAATATCCTGGTTTAGGAGGAAAATATGAAGTGATTCATCACACTCAGTTTTTAAGACAACTTATGGAAGAAGGAAGGCTGAAGATTGAAGGTGGATCTTTCAAAGGTAAAAAAATTACTTTCCATGATCCTTGTTATTTAGGAAGAGCCAATAATGAGTATGAAGCACCAAGAGTATTATTAGAAAAACTGGATGCAGAATTGGTAGAGATGAAACGTTGTAAAACCAACGGCCTTTGCTGTGGAGCTGGTGGAGCACAAATGTTTAAAGAACCCGAAAAGGGTAATAAAGACATTAATATAGAAAGAACAGAAGAAGCACTTTCTTTTGAACCTAAAGTCATTGCTACCGGATGTCCTTTTTGTAACACTATGCTTACAGATGGTGTAAAGCATTTCAATAAAAATACCGAAGTAGAAGTTAAAGATATTGTAGAACTTTTGGCGGAGGCAGAAGATTTGTAA
- a CDS encoding glycosyltransferase — protein MSKVLFLTTAHHYNDDRIFFHQAKELKNHGFDVGICSLSSAFEGEIDGITIESFDILQQSTKKKIQKFIEVCEAFQPDCILCSEPIAVFAAKNFSKTKKVSIVYDITEWYPAMSMLEPYGLFEKFFQGLKFFLIQCYAGFLSNHFIFGEGTKKFPLAYLFPLKKRIILPYYPSPEFVSENIKKLTPNEITLCYTGAISEDKGIGNFFETIEVLKQRNPELDIKILIVGYARTVADKEYFSKILSKSSVKNIEINKPAYFETFTKTFAEADICFDLRNFNFENHHSLPIKLFYYMGAGKPIIYSNLKGISQHLDVSGFGFLVNPKNSEEIAICIENYIKNPHLYDLHASNGRKSFLNHYNWKKISNSFVNFIRNSLPKSKP, from the coding sequence ATGTCAAAAGTTTTATTCTTAACTACAGCCCATCATTACAATGATGACAGAATCTTTTTCCATCAGGCAAAAGAGCTGAAAAATCATGGGTTTGATGTGGGAATTTGCAGTCTTTCATCAGCTTTTGAAGGTGAAATTGATGGAATTACCATAGAATCTTTTGATATTTTACAACAGTCTACCAAAAAGAAAATTCAAAAATTTATCGAAGTTTGCGAAGCTTTTCAGCCAGACTGTATTTTGTGTTCGGAACCCATTGCGGTATTTGCAGCTAAAAATTTTAGTAAAACTAAAAAAGTAAGCATTGTTTATGATATTACAGAATGGTATCCGGCAATGTCTATGTTAGAGCCTTACGGTTTGTTTGAGAAATTCTTTCAAGGTTTAAAGTTTTTTCTTATCCAGTGTTACGCAGGATTTCTGAGTAATCATTTTATTTTCGGAGAAGGAACTAAGAAATTTCCTCTGGCATATCTTTTTCCATTGAAGAAAAGAATAATCCTGCCGTATTATCCGAGCCCGGAATTTGTTTCAGAAAATATAAAAAAACTGACTCCAAATGAAATTACCCTTTGCTATACAGGAGCCATTTCTGAAGATAAAGGGATTGGGAATTTTTTTGAAACTATTGAAGTTCTCAAGCAAAGAAACCCGGAGCTTGATATAAAAATTCTTATTGTAGGTTATGCAAGAACTGTAGCCGACAAAGAATATTTTTCTAAAATTCTTTCGAAATCTTCCGTAAAAAATATTGAAATTAATAAACCAGCTTACTTCGAAACGTTTACCAAAACTTTTGCAGAAGCAGATATTTGTTTCGATTTAAGAAATTTTAATTTTGAAAATCATCATTCGCTACCGATTAAGCTTTTTTATTACATGGGAGCGGGAAAACCGATTATTTACTCAAATTTAAAGGGAATAAGTCAACATTTGGATGTTTCAGGCTTTGGATTTTTAGTAAATCCCAAAAATTCTGAAGAAATTGCCATTTGCATCGAAAATTACATCAAAAATCCTCATTTGTATGATCTTCATGCTTCTAACGGAAGAAAATCATTTTTAAATCATTATAATTGGAAGAAAATCAGCAATTCTTTCGTTAACTTTATTCGGAATTCTTTACCTAAAAGCAAACCATGA
- a CDS encoding (Fe-S)-binding protein: MQYLDNILFLILLIAGFGLFAKSLQKIYRNIRLGREINRSDRKSERWATMARVALGQSRMVKRPVAGILHLFVYVGFVIINIELVEIIVDGIFGTHRFLAQVFGHGFYNFFTATLEVLALLVIVGVVIFFIRRNFYGVKRLTMKELFGWPKEDANWILIIEFALMVAFFTMNSSDFILQQRGVLAQHGSFPISEMSLVPFLEIFSFHDGFLMVIERGAWWFHFVGILFFMNYLYYSKHLHIILAFPSTWFANLNPYGKFNNLDSVTKEIKLMMDPNADPYAAPAEADAEAPSKFGAEDIFDLNQVQLLNAYSCTECGRCTSVCPANITGKKLSPRLILMKTRDRLEEVSKNIDKNGKFEDDGKKLLNDYITKEELWACTTCNACTEACPVLLDPLSIIFEMRRFLVMEQSAAPQELNLMMTNVENNAAPWQYNQADRLNWAKD, translated from the coding sequence ATGCAGTATCTTGATAATATTTTATTTCTGATATTACTTATTGCCGGTTTTGGGCTTTTTGCAAAAAGTCTGCAGAAAATTTACAGAAACATCAGGTTAGGAAGAGAGATTAACAGATCCGACAGAAAATCTGAACGTTGGGCAACTATGGCTCGAGTGGCTTTAGGGCAAAGCAGAATGGTGAAAAGACCTGTAGCGGGTATTCTTCACCTTTTTGTGTATGTAGGTTTTGTGATTATTAATATCGAATTGGTTGAAATTATTGTAGACGGTATCTTCGGAACGCATCGCTTTTTGGCTCAGGTTTTCGGACATGGTTTTTACAATTTTTTCACTGCAACTTTAGAAGTTCTGGCACTCTTGGTAATTGTGGGAGTGGTTATCTTTTTCATCAGAAGAAATTTCTACGGTGTTAAGAGATTAACCATGAAAGAACTGTTCGGATGGCCAAAAGAAGATGCCAACTGGATTTTGATAATTGAATTTGCTTTAATGGTGGCTTTTTTTACCATGAATTCTTCAGATTTCATTTTGCAGCAGAGAGGTGTTTTAGCACAACATGGAAGTTTTCCGATAAGCGAAATGTCTTTGGTTCCGTTTTTAGAAATTTTCAGTTTTCATGATGGTTTCTTAATGGTTATTGAAAGAGGAGCTTGGTGGTTTCACTTTGTGGGAATTCTGTTCTTTATGAATTACTTGTATTATTCTAAGCACTTACATATAATTTTGGCATTTCCAAGTACGTGGTTTGCCAACTTAAATCCTTATGGAAAGTTTAATAATCTGGATTCTGTAACCAAAGAAATTAAGTTGATGATGGATCCTAATGCAGATCCTTATGCTGCACCGGCGGAAGCAGATGCAGAAGCACCTTCAAAATTTGGTGCAGAAGATATATTCGATTTAAATCAGGTTCAGTTGCTTAATGCTTACTCTTGTACAGAATGCGGAAGATGTACTTCTGTCTGCCCGGCAAATATTACTGGTAAAAAATTATCTCCAAGATTAATTTTAATGAAAACGAGAGACCGTTTGGAAGAAGTCAGTAAGAATATTGATAAAAACGGGAAGTTTGAAGACGATGGCAAAAAATTGCTGAATGATTATATTACGAAAGAAGAACTTTGGGCATGTACAACTTGTAATGCATGCACAGAAGCCTGTCCTGTTCTTTTAGACCCGCTTTCTATCATTTTCGAAATGAGAAGATTCTTAGTGATGGAACAATCTGCGGCACCACAGGAATTGAATCTCATGATGACGAACGTTGAAAATAATGCGGCACCGTGGCAATACAATCAGGCAGATCGTCTAAACTGGGCAAAAGACTAA